In Candidatus Manganitrophus noduliformans, the genomic stretch CCGGCTGGCACAGATCAATACCGCGCTGATCTCCCTGGGACATCCAGGGATGAAAGTCACCGTTTATGATCCGGATCTGGTGAGCGAGGCCAATATCGGCCGGCAGATGTTCTATGCTGCGGACATCGGCCATCCGAAAGCTTCGGTCCTGGTGACTCGGATCAACCAGTGCGCGGGGTTTTCCTGGGAGGCGGCGCCGATGAGATACTCCCCCAGGGGCGGTCGTTCTCCGAACCTGGTGATCAGCGCGGTCGACACCGGCAAGGCGAGAGTGGAAATCGCGGAGGTCATCCGGAAGGGAACCGCCTGTTCTAACTGGCTCGATTGTGGGAACAGCCGAAGCCAGGGACAAGTGGTTTTCGGAACCGTGCGCGGGGTGGAGCAGCCGAAAATAAAAGATGTGATCGGGCGGCTCCCGACGGTGATCGATCTCTACCCGGAGATCAGAGACCCTGCGCGGGAGTGGGATCAGGGGCCTTCGTGCTCTCTGGCGGAGGCGATCGAGCATCAGGATCTCTTCATCAATCAGTTTGTCGCAATCGAAGCGGCGGAGATGCTCTGGAAGGCCTTTCGATACGGTTTTCTGGAGTATTCCGCGGCGTATGTCAGTCTCACTCCACGGAGTACCTCGGTTCTTCCGATCGATCCGAAGGCGTGGGAGCGGTTCGGATATCGGACCTTGCGCAGAAGGAAGAGGAGAGCGGCGGACTGAGTGATCATCGACATGGGAGGAGAATTAAAAGATAATTAAATGTGTAAGCGGACAGGCCGTTTGGGTTGATTCCCGCGGCGGCTTGACTTAACTACGACCGGTCTATATACTGGTCTATATGAAACGAAATAACGGGGAAAAACCATGAAAAGAGAAATTGGTTCCTACGAAGCGAAGACGAAGCTTCCAGAGTTGCTGAGGCAGGTCAGGGCAGGAAAGCGTTTCACGATCACAAGTCGGGGGGAAGCCGTCGCGGATCTTGTGCCGAGCGCTGGGGCGAAGACAAAAGACAAAGCTGCGGCGGTGAGAAAGATGAAGGCGTTCATGCTGGAGAATCCGGTGCGCGGGGTGAACATCAAGGAGCTGATCGAAGAGGGGCGGGCGTGAGGTTCGTCATCGACAATTCCGTTTCGATGCGATGGTTCTTCGGAGACGGCAAGCCGCAGGAGCTCGCCTATGCCACGGAAGCGCTTGACGCGATGCGGGAGGGAAGCGCGCTTGTCCCGGTCACATGGGGGCTCGAAGTGGCGAATGTCATCGCCCGGGCGGAAGCGAAGGGATGG encodes the following:
- a CDS encoding PRTRC system ThiF family protein, producing MRHYVGFNNNLRPVEIHLVGCGGTGSALAVRLAQINTALISLGHPGMKVTVYDPDLVSEANIGRQMFYAADIGHPKASVLVTRINQCAGFSWEAAPMRYSPRGGRSPNLVISAVDTGKARVEIAEVIRKGTACSNWLDCGNSRSQGQVVFGTVRGVEQPKIKDVIGRLPTVIDLYPEIRDPAREWDQGPSCSLAEAIEHQDLFINQFVAIEAAEMLWKAFRYGFLEYSAAYVSLTPRSTSVLPIDPKAWERFGYRTLRRRKRRAAD
- a CDS encoding type II toxin-antitoxin system Phd/YefM family antitoxin, producing MKREIGSYEAKTKLPELLRQVRAGKRFTITSRGEAVADLVPSAGAKTKDKAAAVRKMKAFMLENPVRGVNIKELIEEGRA